The Geomonas ferrireducens DNA segment ATTACGGGGTGGGGGAGGTTCGCCAATTCATATCCGATAACGTCTTCATGTGGCTCAAGGAATACCACGTGGACGGGTTGCGCTTTGACTGCACCCAGTTCATAAGGAGTATCGACGGGGCGGTCGAAAACGACCTTCCCGAGGGGTGGAGCCTTCTGCAGTGGCTGAACGAACAGGTCGCCCGGCAGTTCCCCGGCCGCATCACCATCGCCGAGGACCTGCAGAACAACAGCTGGCTCACCAAGGCCGTGGGTGCCGGCGGCGCCGGTTTCGGATCTCAGTGGGATGCCAACTTCGTGCATCCCATACGCCAGGCGGTGATAACTCCTGACGACAAGGAACGCTCGCTTTCCGCCGTTCGCGACGCGCTCTGTTACCGCTACAACGACGACGCCTTCGACCGGGTCATCTACAGCGAAAGTCACGACGAGGTGGCCAACGGCAAGGCCCGCGTGCCTCAGGAGATAAATCCTGGGGATCCCAGGGGGGGGTACGCCCAGAAACGCTCGACCCTGGCCGCCGCCATGGTCTTCACGGCTCCCGGCATCCCTATGCTGTTCCAGGGGCAGGAGTTTCTCGAAGGGGAGTGGTTTCGGGACACGGTCCCGCTGGACTGGGATCAAAGCGACGAGTTCCGCGGCATCGTCCGGCTCTACCGGGACCTGATCCAACTGCGGCTCAACCGCGCTGGTTTCACACGGGGGCTTTGTGGGCAGTTCACCCAGGTGCATCACTTGAACGAGGAGGCCAAGGTGATCGCGTTCCACCGCTGGGACTTGGGTGGAGTGGGGGACGACGTCGTCGTGGTCGCCAATTTCCTCGGAGAGGCGCAGGAGGGGTACGTCATAGGCTTCCCGGCCGAAGGTGTCTGGAAGCTGCGCTTCAACAGCGATTGGCAAGGCTACAGCGAGGTCTTTTCGAACCATCCGAGCAGAGACGCCGGTACCGAACCGGGCGAGTGCGACGGCCTTCCCTGTCATGCCGCGATTTCTCTGGGGCCCTACAGCGTGCTGATCTTTTCCAGATGATGGCGTCATTACGGCCACAGTGGTTATCGTTACTTGTGAATCAGTTTCTCCAGCGGTCGGCGAATATCCTGTGGGACAAATCCGGATATTGAGACTCGTTGTTAAGGTCAAAGCCACAATAGATGTGCAGGAGGGGATAAAACAGAGAACGGATGAATCGGTGAGGGACGCTGTCAACCCTGAAGGGGGGAGGAGCAAAATGAAAAAGTTTATCTTCATGGTGGTGTTGATGGTTTGCGGTGTGGGTTTGTTTTCGGGATGTGCGACTATGCACACATGGCCGGATTCCGAAAGAAGTGCCGAGAGCAAGATGGGCGTAATCCAGAATAAAATCGGAGACGGCCTGAAGACCGGCGCCCTCTCGCCGGATCAATCCCAGATGTATCTGACGACGCTGAAAGGGATTCGGATTGATTATGAAGGACTGAGGGACAAAGTGGTCCTTAAGGAAGAATGGACCAGACTTCATGCAAGACTTGATGCGCTTGACGCTGAGATAAATACGGCAGCTGCCCGGACGACAACAATGGAAGGCCCAAGAAACGGTGACAGGATTGTCGCGCTTCAAAAGAGAATTGATGACGGAAGGATCAGCGGACGTCTGTCACCGACGGAAGAGAGGGAATTCCAGGCGAGACTGGACTCAATTCGAAGAGACTATCTGCGAATGACGGAAGGAGGCCGATCAACCACCCATGAGGAAAGATCAGACCTGTCCCGTCGGCTGGATTTCCTGGAAACTGATCTGAACAGATACCGATAGAATCCTTCCTGGAAATCGGATGATGATCGTATCAGTTCAGGGGAAGTCGAGGGTAGAGAGACTTCCCCTGAACCGCACGCCAAACGCTGGAGCGCCCGAAAGATATCACACCTCAGAACCGGGCCTTGCAATCGAGCCGCAGGTTGAGCGGCACCTACTATACCTCATCCACGCTCTACGAAATCCGGGCGATCCGTGATGGCGGAAGAACCGGCTCCCTTATCTGGTGCAATGTGCTCTGCTCGGTCCCCGAGCTGCGGTTCGCGGCAGGTATTGAACGCCTCGCCGCCGGCGTCATCCTGACTCTGGAATTCAAGAAATTTGTCCGCTGCTTTCAGGACAGCCTGAAACACCGATGACTTGTGACTGTGCCGGTTCCAAGGGGGATTGACATGAAAGACGGTTTATTCCCGGCATTCTTCAGGGCTTTACTGATGGTCCTGCTTACGGTGCCTGCCGGGGCTTCGGCTGGCGCATCGGCTGCCGTTTCCCGGTCACCTTGGGATACGCGGGACACTCGGCAACCGAGGCCGGCCAGAGCAGCAAGCTGGATACGGCACTGAAATATGTCACCTCGCCGCAGATCAACAAGGACCAGCTGTCTTGGCCGTGGGAAAACCGCTTTTTAATACTGAACCATGGCCGTTCAAGGCCTCCGTGTGTTACAGCATCGCCAAATACGACAGAGGTCGTTTTGTGCATTACCTGTTCCTGGGTGGGTAAAAGCGCAAGGCGTTTAAACTGGCATGTTCGTTGTAGCATAAGGTGAAAACATCCCGGATGTTCGATATGACAGGAGGTACACATGGACAAGCAGAGAGAGTACGTCGAAAAACTCTCGGCGCAGATGGTGGAATGGGACAACCAGATCGACCGGCTAAAGGACAAGGTCGCGGGCGCCACCGCCGACACCAAGTCGGATTACTATCAAGCCATCACGGCCTTGCAGAACAAGCGGGATGAGGCGAGTGAACGGTTGCAGAAGGTAGCGGTCGCAAGCGACGACGAATGGGAGGATCTGAAAGCGGGGGTGGATCAGGTGCTGGGTGAGGTCAAAACCATCCTGCATGATGCCATCATGAAGATAAAATGAGCATGCCCGCCAACCATTGCGATTCGGGTCCATCAGCTCGAACTGGCGATGCGGGAAAAAAGCAGCCGGACGAGGAACGAGTCGGGAATGGCGTCTTGAAGAGCGGGGGAGGCAATGCCGATAGTTGTAATAACTGGCAAGCTTTTTAGCGGTGCGCTTTTGCGGCCTTGGAAATGCCTGAGACACCCTTGAAAGGGTTACCTCGATACATACGGCATCACCGTCACGCCATGCATCTTTCTCGATTCCCTGAAGAACATCGCACAGGGGTGCTGGTGTCGTTGCTGGGTTGAAGGGCATGTAGAAAACAGCGGGCCGTCAGCGGACGAGAACATGTTGTATCGTCAAAGACGTGGTCCCGACCGGCAGCGCCTTAAGCGCAAGACCTTCATGGTCCTCGGCACCGGCGCCACGTTCGCACTTGCGGAAAACGGCACCGTGACCGGAAGCCGGAAAGCGAGAACGGCAGGCGTCCTCTGAAAGTGTAAACCAGTAATCTCATCCATGACGGAGAAGTAAAAACCGGGGGAAGGCCCCTCTTCTGCACCAACCATTTAAAAAGGGTCACCACTTCCGTGGTGACCCTTTTCCCGTTCCGCTCCCGATTCCTCCGCGTCGACGGTCAATACGCCTCGGCCATGGCGAGGGCACGCTCGACTTTGACGGCGAGGGTGGCTTCGCGCAGGGGCTTCGGGATGAAGTCGAAAAAGCCGCGTTTGAGCGCGGTAGCCTCCTCATCCACCGTGGCGGTGGAGGTGATCAGTATCACGGGAATCTTCTCCGTTTCGGGGAAGGTGCGCAGGCTCTCCAGGACGGCGTAACCGTTCAGCTTGGGCATCTCCTTGTCGGTGATGACCAGGTCGAAACGGTTCGACATGATTTCACGGAAGGCTTCCATGCCGTCGCCGGCGCATACGGCGTGATAACCCTTACGCCTGAGCGATGCGGAGATGAAGCTGCTCACCGCCTTGTCGTCATCGACGACGAGCACGGATTTCCTGTCTTGGGCTTCGGCCGGGGTCGATTTCAGGTAGTGCAGCTTGATGGCGGTCATGATCTCCCGCCGCGTGGAGACGTACGGCATTACCGTCACGCTGTGCTCTTTCTCGATGGCCTGCAGCACATCGCGCAGGGTGGGGTCGCTGGTCGCAATGGCAAGCCTGTTCCCCTGCAGCTTCAGCGGGAAGACGAGGTTCGCCATGGCCACCTTGGAAGGAACCATCCTGAGCAGTTCGTCGGAAAACCTGTGGCGGTGAAAGTCGCCAAGGAACTTCAGGTTGTGCTGCCGCGCAAGGGCCTCGGCCAGTTCGTCAGGCGTCACCAGTTCCAGTTCTTCGAGTACCGTCCCGAATCGTTTTCCCTTCTTGCGGGCGTACGCAACGAGCCTTGCCACCGTCAGGGCGGATAGTATCCCCTGCTCCACGAAAATTTCGCCCAGCTTCTTCCTGGAGCTCCCCTTGCTTTGCTGTGCCGCCTGATTCGATGGGTTCATCGGGGCCTCCCTGGTAGCTCCGGCTTCTTTTCTGGACACAAAAAAGCCGGGGCTGAATATCGCATTGGATATTTCGGCAACCCGGCTGTCTCTTGGAGACCCTTTAGGCTTTCCGCCCCACTCTCACGAATGGTTTAGTATTATCGTTTATCGCTGAAACTATTTTCATCCTCCTTACACTCACAGACCTTCCTTTGTCAAGATCAAACAAGCAACTGTGATGGCGCATGATCTTTTTGTCTTTGAGAACAACCGCAGCTGAGCCCTTCACGATGCTGGTAAGTTCGACAGAAGACATGCAACATTGAGGCGGCCGTCAGCGGGGCTTCCGCGTCGACCGTCACAACTAAGATATTGTCAGGACAGTGAATAGTTCTGTTTATCGAGAACTCTCACAGGCTGGAGTTTTTCTGATTCTATGTAATAGTTGTTAAACTTTCACTCAGGGAGGTCGCATCATGCAAAAGCTGATTCGCATCGAGCCGTCCAAGTGCATCGGCTGCAAGAGCTGCGAGATGGCCTGTTCCTTCAGGCACCGCGGCGAATTCGCTCCGAGCAAGTCCCGCATCATCAACGAAGTGTTCATGGAGGAAGCCCAGTTCATCACGGTGACCTGCATGCAGTGCAACGAGCCGTGGTGTATGAAGGCGTGCCCGAAGGGTGCCATAGAGAAGGACATGGCGTCGGGCATCGTCACCGTGGACGAGATGAAGTGCGTAGGGTGCAGAACATGCGTCAGCGCCTGCCCCTTCGGGATGATCCGGTACCTGGACGAGACCGGCAAGGCGGACAAGTGTAACCTCTGCGGCCCGGACTTCCCCGAGTGCGTCGCCTTCTGCCCGACCCATTGCCTGCAGTACTCCGAGGAGGATCTGCCGCTGAGGGAGAAGGTGCTGCGATTTGCGAGAACGATGAAAGACGGCCAGGGGGAGGTGTGATATGGGAAACGGCTGGCATGGCAAAGTGCTGCGTGTGAATCTGACCGACAAGAGCTGTACCGTTGAGCCGCTCAACATGGAGTGGGCGGCCGCCTTCATCGGGGGGCGCGGACTCGCTTCCAAATACCTGACGAGCGAGGTCGATGCGACCGTCGACCCATTTTCCACAGAGAACAAGCTGATCCTCGCCACCGGTCCGCTCACCGGGACCTACGGCGCCGCGAACGGAAGGTACATGGTGGTGACCAAGTCGCCGCTCACCGGGACCATCGCCTGTTCAAACTCGGGGGGGTACTTCCCCTGCGAGCTGAAGTACGCGGGGTACGACCTCGTCATCATCGAGGGGAAGGCGGATAGCCCGGTTTACCTTAAGCTCAAAAACGGCGAGGCTGAGCTCGCCGACGCCGGGCATCTTTGGGGAAAGACCACCGCCGAGACCGAGGACGCCATCCGCGCCGAGTTCCACGGCGACGCCAAGGTCGCCTGCATCGGCCCGGCCGGTGAGTCGCTCGTGCGCTACGCCTGCATCGTGAACGACAAGCACCGTGCCGCCGGGCGCAGCGGTGTCGGCGCGGTCATGGGGAGCAAGAACCTGAAAGCCGTGGCGGTGCGCGGCACCGGCGGCGTTGCGACCGCCGACAACGCCGCCTTCCGCGCCGCCGCCCGCGACACCCTGAAGATGCTGCGTCAGCACCCGGTGACCTCGGAGGGGCTCCCGGCGCTCGGGACGGCGGTCCTCGTCAACATAATCAACCAAAGCGGCGGGCTGCCGACGCGCAACTCCCAGTGCGGCACCTTCGACAAGGCCGAGGAGATCTCGGGCGAGCGCCTGGCCCAGACCTATCTGAAGCGCAACAAGGGGTGCATGGGGTGCGTCATCGCCTGCGGGCGGGTGACGAGGCTTGCCGACCCGCGCTTTTCCGGTGCCGGTGAGGGGCCGGAGTACGAAACGCTCTGGTCGCTCGGTGCCGCCTGCGGCGTGTCGGACCTCGCCGCCATCGTCCATGCGAACTACCTCTGCGACGAGTACGGCATGGACACCATCACCATGGGGTCGACTGTTGCGTGCGCGATGGAGCTCTACGAGCGCGGCCTTCTCGCGGACGCGGACACCGGGATGCCCCTTAAGTTCGGCGACGCGGACGCGATGGTCAGGCTCGTGGAGATGACCGGCAAGGGGGAAGGCTTCGGCGTCAGGGCCGGGCTTGGCTCCTACCGCCTCGCGGAAAGCTGCGGCGCGCCGGAGCTTTCCATGTCGGTGAAGAAGCAGGAGTTCCCAGCCTACGACGGCAGGGCGATCCAGGGGATGGGGCTCGAGTACGCGACCAGTAACCGCGGCGCGTGCCACGTGCGCGGCTATCTCGTCTCCCCGGAGATCCTGGGTGTCCCGGAGAAACTCGATCCCGAAGCGGTGGCGGGTAAGGCGGTTTGGGCGAAGGCGTTCCAGGACGTGACCGCGGTGGTTGACTCCGCCGGCGTCTGCCTTTTCACCACCTTTGGCATCGGCATCCCGCAGGTGACGCGCCTTTTCAACGCGGCGACCGGCAACGGCTATTCCGACGAGCAGATGATGGAGATCGGCGACCGGATCTACACTTTAGAGCGCCTGTTCAACCTGAAGGCGGGGATCGACCCGTCCCAGGACACCCTTCCGAAACGGATCCTCGAGGAGCCGCTGCCGGACGGGCCGATGAAGGGGGCGGTGTCGCACCTGCCGGAGATGCTGGCGGAATACTACGACGTGCGTGGATGGGAGAAGGGGATTCCGATGGCGGAGAAGGTGAAGTCGCTGGGGCTTGCATAAGGGGGCGAAGGGATGACCATGTTGCAGTTCGACATCGTGATCGTCGGCAACAGCGCGGCGGGACTGCAGGCGATAAGGACCATCCGCCGCCACAACCGCACGGTGCGCGTAGCCCTCGTGGACCGGGAACCGTGTCCCGCCTATTCCCGGGTGCTCACGCCGTACTTCATCGGCGGGAAGACGCCCAGGGAGAACCTCTACATCGTGGATCTCCCCTACTACGCCGAGATGGGGGTGACCACCTTCTTCGGCAAAAGCGCCTTGTCCCTCGACCCTGAGCGCCTCGAGCTCGGCCTTTCGGAAGGCACGACGCTCAGGTTCGGCTCGCTCCTGCTTGCCATGGGGAGCGAGGCGCGCCCCTTCAAAAACGGTTCCCGGCGCATCAGTACGCTCAGGCACATGGCGGACGCGGAGAAGCTCGCCTCCCTTTTGCAACCGGCCAAAAGCGTCACCGCGCTCGGCGCGGGGCTCGTCAGCGTGCCGGTGCTCTCCCACCTCCCGCGGGACGTGGAGCGTCACCTGATCGTCGCCTCGGGGCGCATCTTCAGCCGTCTGCTCGACGCGGAGTCGGCGGCGCTTTTGGAGGAGCATTTCGAGGCTTCCGGGGTGATCCTGCACAAGCGGGACGACATCACCGAGGTCCTGGAAGGGGAGCGGCTGCAAATCTCCCTCGCCTCGGGGAGGAGGCTTTCGACCGACGCCCTCGTCGTGGGCAAGGGGGTGGTTCCCAACACGAGGCTTGCCGCCGGGGCGGGGCTCGCCGTTAAGGACGGCATCCTCGTCAACGAGCGGTGCCGCACCTCGCACCCGGCGGTCTATGCCGCGGGGGATGCGGCGCAGGGGAGGGATTTCGTCACCGGGGAGACGACGGTGCAGGGTAACTGGATCACCGCCGTCGAGCAGGGGGAGGTGGCGGCCTGCAACATGCTAGGACTCGAGCACGTCTATGAAGGGAGCATGAAAAACAACATCACCGAGGTGTTCGGCCTCGAGGTGGCGGCGATCGGGTTCTGTTCCGACGAGGCGCCGCGCTGCATCGTGCACGGCTCGCTCGCTTCCGGCCGCTTCCGCAAGGTCTTTCTCGACGAGAGGGGGCGGGTGATCGGCGCCGTGGTGGTGGGGGAGACCAACGATTCCGGGCTCTACTACCAGATGGTGCGCGCGAGACTGCCGTTTCCGGGAAAGCGGGCGCTGCAGGGGGAGAACCGGTACGCGGGCTTCATGCGGCAGATCGCCTGAGGGGGCGCGCTCATGGTGCTTCTTCAGATTTACGGAACGCTGCGCATGATGCTCGGAGGAAGGGAGTCCGTGGAACTTCCCTGGCACGAGGGGGATACGGTGGGGGCGCTCCTGGAGCGCTTCCAGGCCGGTGAGCGGATTCCGGTGACGCACAAGCTCGTCGACGACCGGCGCATGCTGCACACGGGGACCATCATCCTGTTGAACCGGCGCAACGTCCTGCACCTGGACAGGCTGGAGACGCCGGTGCGGGACGGGGACGTCCTGGCGCTCTTTCCACCCGGTGCCGGAGGGTAGCATGGAGGGGCGTTACGCAAGACAGCGGCTTCTCTGGGGGGATGACCGGCAGCGCCTGATCGGGGAGAGCGAGCTTATCGTCGCAGGCGTCGGCGGTCTTGGCGCCACCGTCTGCCAGATCATGGCGCGTGCGGGGGTGGGGCGCCTGCATCTCTTTGATGACGGTGCGGTGGCCCTTGAGGATCTGCACCGCCAGAGCCTCTACGGGGAGTGCGATCTGGGCAGGAAAAAGGTGGTAGTGGCGCGGGAGCGCCTTCAGGCGATCAACTCTACGGTCGAGGTCGTGATTCACGAGGAGAGGATCGGCCGCGGTTTCGCCGTTCCCGGCGGTGTCCGGCTCGTCGCCGACTGTCTCGACAACTACGAAGGCCGTTTCGCGCTCTGGGACGCGCTGCCTGTTGGCTGCCGCCTGGTCCACGGCGGCGTGCAGGGGGACCGAGGGCAGGTGCTGACCCTGGTGAAAGGGGAGTCGCAGCCGCTTTCCGAGATCTACGCGGGGAGCGTGCAGCCGGTGGGGGCGATAGAGGTGAGCCCTTACAGCGTCTTCGTGATTGCGGGGCTCATGTGCAGCGAGCTTTGCCACGTCATCGGGGGCGCGCCGAAGCTTCTGGATCGGTTCCTGGTGGTCGATCTCGTCGACCTTTCCTTGTCTTTTCTCGACGTCTGATTTTGACAGAAGCCATTGTTTTGACAGCCGCCGTCGGCAGCTCGGACTGGTCGGACTGGTCGGACTGGTCGGACTGGTCGGACTGGTCGGACTTGCGGCTTGCGGCTTGCGGCTTGCGGCGGCTGGGCCTGCAGGCTTGCTAGCCCAGCAGGGCGTTCTAGCGGGCGAAGAACGCTGCCAGCAGCTTGTCGACCGCGTGGCGCCAGGTGTAACGCTCACGCACCCATCCGGCGGCCGCTTCCTTCACCTCGCGGCTCACGCCGCGCTCCATCGTCCTTGCCAGAAGCGCCACCAGGTGCTCGAGGCTCGGATCCAGCCCCATTACGCCTCCTGCGGCGTGCAGCGGAGTGCTCGCTATCCTGTCTGCAAAGCTGTCATCGATGAAGTCGTCGGTCGGGCCCCCTGCGGTGCATATCACGGGGAGGCCGCAGGCGGCCGCTTCCAGTACCGGCAGGTTGAACCCCTCGGCCATGTACGGGGAGGCGTAGAGGTCGCACGCATTGTAAAGGGCCGCCATCTCGTGGAAAGAGAGGGTTTCCCCGATATAGACGAGCGATGCCTGCAGCCGCGCGGCTTCCTCCCGGGTAAGGAGATCGCCGCATTCCTTGAGACACTTTTGCGACGGGTAGAGCCCGTCGAGCCCCTTCAGGCAGAGCTTCATGCGCGGATAGCGCTGCTGCACCACGGCGAACGCCTTCAGAAGATACCGGATCCCCTTGTTACCAATCATGGTCCCGATGCTCAGGACGACGAACTCATCGCCCCATCCCATCTGCTTTCGGACCGCGTCCCGGTCCGCCGCAGCAAACGGCCTGAAGATGTCTTCGCGCACCCCGTGGGGAACCACTATCACCCGCTCCTCAGGGGCGCCGCTTCGGAGAAAGCCGGCCCGGGACCAGTTGGACGGGGTGACGATGACCGCGTCCGACGCGGCCAACTGCGCAGGGAGGTCCCCATTACCCGCCAGCATCGTCGGCCGCACCACGCCGTGCTCGGTGGTGCCGAAGACGAAGTGGCGCTGCGCCTTGACCGGCGCTAAGTTGCAGGGGTAGTCGATCCTGTAAAGGACTTCGGGGTGGACGGCCGGATCGGGCGCCTTCAGCGCGCCGAGGGCGGCGGTCGACTCCGCGTCGAAGAGACGGTACGACGGCGTCCACTCCGCCTTGAGATAGGGAAGGTCGCGGTGGTAAAGCTCGACGTCATCACGCCGGATGAGCTCAAGGCACTGCCACATGTTGACGCAGGCGTAAGAGTGGGGTACGAAGCGCC contains these protein-coding regions:
- a CDS encoding 4Fe-4S dicluster domain-containing protein, whose protein sequence is MQKLIRIEPSKCIGCKSCEMACSFRHRGEFAPSKSRIINEVFMEEAQFITVTCMQCNEPWCMKACPKGAIEKDMASGIVTVDEMKCVGCRTCVSACPFGMIRYLDETGKADKCNLCGPDFPECVAFCPTHCLQYSEEDLPLREKVLRFARTMKDGQGEV
- a CDS encoding sll1863 family stress response protein, with the translated sequence MDKQREYVEKLSAQMVEWDNQIDRLKDKVAGATADTKSDYYQAITALQNKRDEASERLQKVAVASDDEWEDLKAGVDQVLGEVKTILHDAIMKIK
- a CDS encoding glycosyltransferase family 4 protein, which translates into the protein MKKIIVTEGWRFVPHSYACVNMWQCLELIRRDDVELYHRDLPYLKAEWTPSYRLFDAESTAALGALKAPDPAVHPEVLYRIDYPCNLAPVKAQRHFVFGTTEHGVVRPTMLAGNGDLPAQLAASDAVIVTPSNWSRAGFLRSGAPEERVIVVPHGVREDIFRPFAAADRDAVRKQMGWGDEFVVLSIGTMIGNKGIRYLLKAFAVVQQRYPRMKLCLKGLDGLYPSQKCLKECGDLLTREEAARLQASLVYIGETLSFHEMAALYNACDLYASPYMAEGFNLPVLEAAACGLPVICTAGGPTDDFIDDSFADRIASTPLHAAGGVMGLDPSLEHLVALLARTMERGVSREVKEAAAGWVRERYTWRHAVDKLLAAFFAR
- a CDS encoding alpha-amylase family glycosyl hydrolase, producing MSKVTNAGVKKPEGKRGEGMGATPYSGGVWFRVWAPHARLVSVIGSFNDWNGAENPMRAEENGNWYADVPGAKIGDPYKFLLTTEKGELKRIDPYAREVTGSTGDAVVHDPSFSWDDDFHLAPWNELVIYELHVGTFNDQEDDDAAAQFDSISARLGHLKKLGVNAIQIMPVGEFAGDRSWGYNPAHIFSVELSYGGPLAFKRFVKRAHSQGVAVILDVVYNHLGPSDLDLWQFDGWSENGLGGIYFYNDGRAHTPWGETRPNYGVGEVRQFISDNVFMWLKEYHVDGLRFDCTQFIRSIDGAVENDLPEGWSLLQWLNEQVARQFPGRITIAEDLQNNSWLTKAVGAGGAGFGSQWDANFVHPIRQAVITPDDKERSLSAVRDALCYRYNDDAFDRVIYSESHDEVANGKARVPQEINPGDPRGGYAQKRSTLAAAMVFTAPGIPMLFQGQEFLEGEWFRDTVPLDWDQSDEFRGIVRLYRDLIQLRLNRAGFTRGLCGQFTQVHHLNEEAKVIAFHRWDLGGVGDDVVVVANFLGEAQEGYVIGFPAEGVWKLRFNSDWQGYSEVFSNHPSRDAGTEPGECDGLPCHAAISLGPYSVLIFSR
- a CDS encoding MoaD/ThiS family protein, with amino-acid sequence MVLLQIYGTLRMMLGGRESVELPWHEGDTVGALLERFQAGERIPVTHKLVDDRRMLHTGTIILLNRRNVLHLDRLETPVRDGDVLALFPPGAGG
- a CDS encoding NAD(P)/FAD-dependent oxidoreductase yields the protein MTMLQFDIVIVGNSAAGLQAIRTIRRHNRTVRVALVDREPCPAYSRVLTPYFIGGKTPRENLYIVDLPYYAEMGVTTFFGKSALSLDPERLELGLSEGTTLRFGSLLLAMGSEARPFKNGSRRISTLRHMADAEKLASLLQPAKSVTALGAGLVSVPVLSHLPRDVERHLIVASGRIFSRLLDAESAALLEEHFEASGVILHKRDDITEVLEGERLQISLASGRRLSTDALVVGKGVVPNTRLAAGAGLAVKDGILVNERCRTSHPAVYAAGDAAQGRDFVTGETTVQGNWITAVEQGEVAACNMLGLEHVYEGSMKNNITEVFGLEVAAIGFCSDEAPRCIVHGSLASGRFRKVFLDERGRVIGAVVVGETNDSGLYYQMVRARLPFPGKRALQGENRYAGFMRQIA
- a CDS encoding response regulator, with product MNPSNQAAQQSKGSSRKKLGEIFVEQGILSALTVARLVAYARKKGKRFGTVLEELELVTPDELAEALARQHNLKFLGDFHRHRFSDELLRMVPSKVAMANLVFPLKLQGNRLAIATSDPTLRDVLQAIEKEHSVTVMPYVSTRREIMTAIKLHYLKSTPAEAQDRKSVLVVDDDKAVSSFISASLRRKGYHAVCAGDGMEAFREIMSNRFDLVITDKEMPKLNGYAVLESLRTFPETEKIPVILITSTATVDEEATALKRGFFDFIPKPLREATLAVKVERALAMAEAY
- a CDS encoding aldehyde ferredoxin oxidoreductase family protein, with protein sequence MGNGWHGKVLRVNLTDKSCTVEPLNMEWAAAFIGGRGLASKYLTSEVDATVDPFSTENKLILATGPLTGTYGAANGRYMVVTKSPLTGTIACSNSGGYFPCELKYAGYDLVIIEGKADSPVYLKLKNGEAELADAGHLWGKTTAETEDAIRAEFHGDAKVACIGPAGESLVRYACIVNDKHRAAGRSGVGAVMGSKNLKAVAVRGTGGVATADNAAFRAAARDTLKMLRQHPVTSEGLPALGTAVLVNIINQSGGLPTRNSQCGTFDKAEEISGERLAQTYLKRNKGCMGCVIACGRVTRLADPRFSGAGEGPEYETLWSLGAACGVSDLAAIVHANYLCDEYGMDTITMGSTVACAMELYERGLLADADTGMPLKFGDADAMVRLVEMTGKGEGFGVRAGLGSYRLAESCGAPELSMSVKKQEFPAYDGRAIQGMGLEYATSNRGACHVRGYLVSPEILGVPEKLDPEAVAGKAVWAKAFQDVTAVVDSAGVCLFTTFGIGIPQVTRLFNAATGNGYSDEQMMEIGDRIYTLERLFNLKAGIDPSQDTLPKRILEEPLPDGPMKGAVSHLPEMLAEYYDVRGWEKGIPMAEKVKSLGLA
- a CDS encoding HesA/MoeB/ThiF family protein codes for the protein MEGRYARQRLLWGDDRQRLIGESELIVAGVGGLGATVCQIMARAGVGRLHLFDDGAVALEDLHRQSLYGECDLGRKKVVVARERLQAINSTVEVVIHEERIGRGFAVPGGVRLVADCLDNYEGRFALWDALPVGCRLVHGGVQGDRGQVLTLVKGESQPLSEIYAGSVQPVGAIEVSPYSVFVIAGLMCSELCHVIGGAPKLLDRFLVVDLVDLSLSFLDV